The following proteins come from a genomic window of Henningerozyma blattae CBS 6284 chromosome 4, complete genome:
- the ALG3 gene encoding dolichyl-P-Man:Man(5)GlcNAc(2)-PP-dolichol alpha-1,3-mannosyltransferase (similar to Saccharomyces cerevisiae ALG3 (YBL082C); ancestral locus Anc_7.407) gives MPVSNDRGNKTSNNSEFKRPTFTPIQDIIAGIKYLIFNSEANKIVIPVLLLFESIFLKLIIKNIPYTEIDYEAYMEQIAMIEIDHNLNYLEIRGGTGPLVYPAGHVMLFKLMHTLTNGMDNIKEGQIIFRYLYLVTLLLQMCCYYILNIPPWCVVLACISKRLHSIYVLRLFNDCFTTFFMVLTIFIFLLSSKQKYSDAKKLFFTILSSITYSIAVSIKMNALLYFPAVMISLYLINEGNLANTILNFLIMLIWQIIVALPFLKEYPYEYLKGSFNFGRQFMFKWSINWQFLGGKRFHDIRFHYLLLFCHIIIILVILLREYPRFFKDLLISAKHPFGNLDMAAYQKREIISYTLITFNFTGIIFSRSLHYQFLCWYHWTLPIMIFWSQLPIYVGPIWYILHEYCWNSYPPNTRSSTLLICLNIWLLFLVLLFRNNIHHSKALKRHHTQDITDQKKTQ, from the coding sequence ATGCCTGTTAGCAATGATAGAGGAAATAAAACCAGTAATAATAGCGAGTTTAAGAGGCCTACTTTCACTCCCATACAAGATATTATTGCTGGGATTaaatatctaatatttaatagtGAAGCAAACAAAATTGTAATCCCGGTTTTACTTCTTTTTGaatctatatttttaaagttaattattaaaaatattccatATACTGAAATCGATTATGAAGCCTATATGGAACAGATTGCAATGATTGAAATTGATCATAacttaaattatttagaaattagAGGCGGCACTGGGCCATTAGTTTATCCTGCTGGACATGTAATGCTATTTAAATTGATGCACACGCTAACTAATGGAATGGATAATATTAAGGAGGGACAAATAATCTTCAGGTATCTTTATTTAGTCACATTATTGTTACAAATGTGTTGTTACTATATCTTAAATATTCCTCCATGGTGTGTTGTTTTGGCATGTATTTCCAAAAGGTTACATTCTATTTATGTTTTAAGATTGTTTAATGACTGTTTTACGACCTTTTTTATGGTATTAACtatctttatctttttGCTTTCTTCCAAGCAAAAATATTCAGAtgcaaaaaaattgtttttcaCAATTTTAAGTTCAATTACTTATTCAATCGCGGTTAGTATCAAAATGAATGCATTATTATACTTTCCGGCTGTTATGATCTCACTATACCTGATCAACGAGGGAAATCTGGCGAATACTATTTTGAACTTCTTAATAATGCTTATTTGGCAAATAATTGTAGCGTTACCATTTCTAAAAGAGTATCCATATGAATACCTAAAAggatcttttaattttggaaGACAATTTATGTTTAAATGGAGTATTAATTGGCAATTCTTGGGGGGAAAACGTTTCCATGATATAAGATTTCATTActtattgttattttgtcatataattattatcttaGTAATCCTGTTACGAGAATATCcaagattttttaaagatttattaatctCTGCAAAACACCCCTTTGGAAATTTGGATATGGCAGCATATCAGAAGAGggaaataatttcatataCTCTAATAACCTTTAACTTTACTGGCATTATTTTCTCTAGATCGTTACACTACCAATTTCTATGCTGGTACCACTGGACTTTACCGATAATGATCTTCTGGTCTCAACTACCGATATACGTAGGGCCCATTTGGTATATTTTACACGAATATTGCTGGAATTCATACCCACCTAATACAAGATCTAGCACCCTTCTTATCTGCTTGAACATCtggttattatttttagtattaCTATTCCGTAATAATATCCATCATTCTAAAGCTTTGAAAAGACACCATACTCAAGATATTACTGATCAGAAAAAGACTCAATGA
- the TBLA0D00520 gene encoding LisH domain-containing protein (similar to Saccharomyces cerevisiae FLO8 (YER109C); ancestral locus Anc_7.406) produces the protein MSIRSNSIESVSNKEGSDSGIISASSSNNNITSSKISNSCPSPSSISNNTANSSDNVSDIRNSTFNDTSNPLLNNHIPSNTNSESYNNNNKPSSNEHNIDIIENHTASNTTTPANTTTTTATTATIITAATTANNNNNNIDNNDNDNNNNSNNSSNNNNNTAKNDNTKEENSKSNSVSISNPNSKDGITVESNSNLIPKLTDITNPSDTPTSTCNGCIIPRSKDNVHFVTDDKSGTNFNSNGNVDTNSNSNTNSADKIESNSNYNSSEKVDSNHQIECYTNLNSDTNANSAFHSDSNSNSNANINCNYNCNSNPKTNENYDDTYPSNSNGNDSFNSNSNSNSNSNEDSNCDDITSSHFHDFLNPISNRATDSNSYMDTNIYTTASYPNNDTNIDMNMNLNIHASVPFPSITGPSTSFKYLKEESNLKKTAAINQDGEGLERLNAYIYDFLVKSNLKKTAIEFAKECDINDKGNKPSINDTDADPNQAINISFDPNNNNMFESNTEKLLTKNTKSNSTSTISPIANFNDRDNKKININENNYLSPNFDSNDVLKSEPPTFTPENNTASRFFIEWWQIFWDLFNAKTHGSGSNQALQYFQILTQQKRQEHVYKGLLAHTARTQHMAEQRGDYNEDIMDPLMFANLVAKTSAGLPFLTPIDKQLINIHPNFHQYQTQPMAQQELVQRYPMPLSPQQMYYHQETQQELKQKLENQMQQQSVYEPSAKLFSNSQCQMGKSTSQQSNKFHPQQRHGHRPKATKSDPLNSDLKPSNTDSESFSISLSDSKLRTTHTSSSQQPDHPSFERKVDEKPVTQYSLTSKRGSALALDKPNKISHQGQSLQNQFQQLNQEQQLQIQEQLSQNQHSNLPSYLPGTQTPQMKFKQLQDNMNIQTSPQDVLHSTTSLVGIPYANGINFQVSELPMLSYNQPSISQNQEVNNSQFYTNQSSRDSPLDSKDSKLQTVGVTYSKDPEDQDSPDSNLSKLTSNSNHRPSCASPPEDTKISNVSVSNTSPTAIENNLQFTNSSDSSRKNSYIEKPKLTKQTPQHRQSLKSKRTISNKQLGAESSTGNTSSSLPSTTNTVTSTNTVTSSEPRANVSFNNLRSINKLERNNSEPSTTVHTVDSQKLKITKDDSSIITVKPSSSYNSKKSGQLTSKHTTLRPKSTNSYLPLSNISPQMLPSGTFPYQHSSDWVQTPLSALPSSAPHETFHDMAQRVFSSSAPATPLDGILYSSGNTHVTNTIGPKSTGSSLTTVAEGTFTTPVNEIITIPPHSTSEGGKRVSKKKKRSKKTVMANTSISTMEDLQQQFQNQFKSKSNKSKNTPSASSLPDNFGDCLPLDDEQRQQQSNSFYPTASVVQSLYQSGDNIKSPSTTNFNANEFNSINLSSQGNDPIFTEESYGLQNDQGSMFTMQNIINENTQETSKLSKEQNLDSIESKKTTEKLNSGRMSKDSNNANSKLDNIETALGLELLDPSSNDFTFLNWH, from the coding sequence ATGTCTATAAGATCTAATTCGATAGAATCAGTTTCAAACAAGGAAGGCTCTGATTCGGGGATAATAAGTgcttcttcatcaaataacaatataaCTTCAAGTAAGATTTCAAATTCGTGCCCTAGTCCTAGCTCTATTTCTAACAATACTGCGAACTCATCTGATAATGTTAGTGATATACGTAATTCTACTTTCAATGATACTTCTAACCCTCTTTTGAACAACCATATCCCTTCTAATACAAATTCCGAAtcttataataataacaataagCCTAGTTCCAATGAGCATAATATTGACATAATCGAAAACCATACTGCCTCTAATACTACTACTCCTGCTAATACCACTACCACCACTGCTACTACTGCTACTATCATTACTGCTGCTACTActgctaataataataataataatattgataataatgataatgataataataataatagtaataatagtagtaataataataataatactgctaaaaatgataatactaAGGAGgaaaattctaaatctaATAGTGTTTCTATCTCCAACCCCAATTCTAAAGATGGCATAACTGTAGAATCTAATTCTAACCTTATCCCTAAGCTAACTGACATAACTAACCCTAGTGATACTCCCACATCTACTTGTAATGGCTGTATTATTCCACGCTCTAAAGATAATGTTCATTTTGTTACTGATGATAAATCTGGTacaaatttcaattctaatGGTAATGTTGAcactaattctaattctaatactAATTCTGCCGATAAGATCGAATCAAATTCTAATTATAACTCCAGTGAAAAAGTTGACTCAAATCATCAAATCGAATGCTACACTAATCTGAACTCTGATACAAATGCTAATTCTGCTTTTCACTCTGACTCTAACTCTAACTCTAACGctaatattaattgtaattataattgtaattctaACCCTAaaactaatgaaaattatgaTGATACCTATccttctaattctaatggTAACGATTcctttaattctaattctaattctaattccaACTCTAATGAAGACTCTAATTGTGATGATATTACTTCGTCTCATTTTCATGACTTTTTAAATCCCATCTCCAATCGTGCTACTGATTCTAATTCTTATATGGAtactaatatatatacaacaGCCAGCTACccaaataatgatacaaatatagatatgaacatgaatttaaatattcatgCCTCAGTTCCATTCCCATCGATTACAGGGCCTTCTActtctttcaaatatttgaaagaagaatcaaatttgaaaaaaacagCGGCGATAAATCAAGATGGAGAAGGATTAGAACGGTTAaatgcatatatatatgattttTTAGTTAAGTCTAATCTTAAAAAAACCGCCATAGAATTTGCCAAAGAATGCGATATCAACGATAAAGGAAATAAGCCTTCAATAAATGATACCGACGCAGACCCAAACCAAgctattaatatttcttttgaccctaataacaataatatgtTTGAATCAAACACcgaaaaattattaacgaaaaatactaaatcaaattcaacTTCTACTATCAGCCCTATCGCTAATTTTAACGATCGagataataagaaaataaatattaatgaaaataattaccTTTCTCCAAATTTTGACTCAAATGATGTTCTTAAATCTGAGCCACCTACTTTCACTCcagaaaataatactgCAAGTAggttttttattgaatGGTGGCAAATATTTTGGGATTTGTTCAATGCTAAAACTCATGGTAGTGGGTCAAATCAAGCacttcaatattttcaaattctaacGCAACAAAAACGACAAGAACATGTATACAAAGGACTCCTAGCTCATACTGCAAGAACACAGCATATGGCAGAACAAAGGGGTGATTATAACGAAGATATCATGGATCCGTTAATGTTCGCCAATTTAGTTGCCAAGACATCGGCAGGATTGCCTTTTTTAACTCCAATAgataaacaattaataaatatacatCCTAACTTCCATCAATATCAAACTCAACCTATGGCTCAACAAGAGCTTGTGCAACGGTACCCAATGCCGCTATCTCCGCAACAAATGTATTATCACCAGGAGACACAGCAAGAATTGAAGCAGAAATTAGAGAATCAGATGCAACAACAATCAGTATATGAACCTTCTgccaaattattttctaattctcaATGCCAAATGGGCAAATCAACCTCACAgcaatcaaataaattccATCCACAACAACGCCATGGACATCGACCAAAGGCTACAAAATCTGATCCTTTAAATTCTGATCTTAAACCATCCAATACGGATTCTGAATCTTTTAGTATCTCATTATCCGATTCAAAACTTAGAACAACTCATACATCTTCCAGTCAGCAACCAGATCATCCATCATTTGAAAGGAAAGTAGATGAAAAGCCTGTAACTCAATATTCTCTAACTTCAAAAAGAGGCTCTGCTTTGGCTCTGGATAAACCgaataaaatatctcaTCAAGGTCAATCGCtacaaaatcaatttcaaCAACTGAACCAGGAGCAGCAGCTTCAAATTCAGGAACAATTGAGCCAGAACCAACATTCTAACCTACCATCGTATCTACCTGGCACTCAAACTCcacaaatgaaatttaaGCAACTTCAAGATAACATGAACATTCAAACTTCTCCCCAAGATGTATTACACAGTACTACTTCACTTGTGGGAATCCCATACGCAAATGGGATTAATTTTCAAGTTTCCGAATTGCCAATGCTTAGCTATAACCAGCCAAGCATATCGCAGAATCAAGAGGTTAACAATTCTCAATTTTATACAAATCAAAGTAGCCGCGACTCACCACTTGATTCCAAAGATTCAAAACTTCAAACTGTCGGGGTTACATATTCCAAAGATCCAGAGGATCAAGACTCACCAGATAGCAACCTTTCTAAACTAACCTCTAATTCTAATCATCGTCCAAGTTGTGCATCACCTCCCGAAGACACCAAGATTTCAAACGTTTCAGTCTCAAATACCTCTCCCACCgcaatagaaaataatttgcaGTTTACTAATTCTTCAGATTCTAGTAGGAAAAATTCATATATTGAGAAACCAAAATTGACAAAACAGACACCTCAACATAGACAATCTCTCAAAAGCAAGAGAACTATTTCTAACAAGCAGCTTGGAGCTGAATCATCCACGGGGAACACATCTTCTTCTCTACCATCTACAACTAATACTGTAACTAGTACTAACACAGTCACTTCTTCTGAGCCAAGGGCTAATGTTTCGTTTAATAATCTTCGTTCGATTAACAAGCTGGAACGCAATAATTCAGAGCCTAGTACAACAGTGCACACAGTTGATTCACagaaactaaaaataaCCAAAGATGATAGCAGCATAATCACCGTAAAACCTTCCTCATCatataattctaaaaaatctGGCCAGCTGACGTCGAAACACACAACTTTACGTCCAAAATCTACTAATTCTTACTTACCCCTTTCTAATATATCACCACAAATGCTTCCATCCGGAACTTTCCCTTACCAGCATTCTTCAGATTGGGTGCAAACACCATTGTCTGCTCTTCCTTCTTCAGCACCTCACGAAACATTTCATGATATGGCTCAGCGagtattttcttcatctgcGCCTGCCACACCCTTGGACGGAATTCTATATTCAAGTGGTAATACACATGTAACAAATACAATTGGTCCGAAAAGTACAGGGAGTTCGTTAACTACTGTTGCTGAAGGCACATTCACAACTCCAGTTAATGAAATCATAACTATTCCTCCTCATTCAACTAGTGAAGGCGGAAAAAGAGTCAgtaagaaaaagaagaggTCTAAGAAAACTGTTATGGCAAATACTTCCATCTCTACTATGGAAGACCTACAACAgcaatttcaaaatcagtTCAAAAGTAAATccaataaaagtaaaaatacCCCTTCCGCTTCATCTTTACCCGATAATTTTGGGGATTGTTTACCTTTAGATGATGAACAACGACAACAACAATCCAATTCATTTTATCCAACTGCAAGCGTAGTGCAATCACTGTATCAAAGTggtgataatattaaaagcCCATCAACTACAAATTTTAATgcaaatgaatttaatagcATTAACTTATCATCACAGGGCAATGATCCCATTTTCACAGAGGAATCATATGGTCTCCAGAATGACCAAGGTTCTATGTTTACTATGCagaatattataaatgaaaatactCAAGAAACTTCAAAATTAAGCAAAGAACAAAACTTAGATTCAATAGAatctaaaaaaacaacagaaaaattaaattctgGGAGAATGTCCaaagattcaaataatgcAAACTCTAAACTTGATAATATAGAGACAGCACTTGGTCTGGAATTGTTAGATCCTAGCTCAAACGATTTTACTTTTCTCAATTGGcattaa
- the TBLA0D00530 gene encoding uncharacterized protein (similar to Saccharomyces cerevisiae YBL081W; ancestral locus Anc_7.404) produces the protein MPGKIKPVAYLSQNEDMDKYFHEYQSLKMYSQNTDQCTPTGYTNNNYYQNFNYNQRTYKSHQSSNMQHSHETLNNIVNNYRNIHPNIHLNSKTYDGNSINQGSNITDFKSGMSGYYDYNSSKSRYLDKTSHYNTPYINSNNNNENYNYYIDQEKNSTQNIKKFSKKDNNTSSNKYKMSELKQKTQYNSPWLSNNSVIANQLKETYPQVYQNTKKNVLSPRSIAEKAGDTYPAANLSFYPHNITAQDNQFPTAISENDISSRNHSSTIPHLDKQFMRDSTLPIFSGNFDFLGPTQNEIGSPYPPNSASKFNVYLEDPLFSSAISPQIHSNDFANNLVPPSNNVITTLQRDTFMNNSYHNNLASLDFGSTHLDSNSNNLTNTVNSRLINNVEDHTKLSTANSPQLSSTSNKILMSDSSLGWDFNGPNNTASRGNSFGIWNSDMSVWS, from the coding sequence ATGCCTGGAAAAATTAAGCCTGTTGCATATTTATCTCAAAATGAAGATATGGATAAGTACTTCCACGAGTATCAGTCATTAAAGATGTACTCTCAAAATACGGACCAATGTACTCCTACAGGATATacgaataataattattatcagaattttaattataatcaACGAACTTACAAAAGTCATCAGAGCTCTAATATGCAACATTCCCATGAGAccttaaataatattgtaaacaattatagaaatatcCATCCGAATATTCATCTTAATTCCAAAACTTATGATGGCAATTCCATCAACCAGGGGAGTAATATTACTGATTTCAAATCTGGCATGTCTGGATATTATGACTATAATAGCAGCAAAAGTAGATATTTGGATAAAACTAGCCATTATAACACTCCATATatcaatagtaataataacaatgagaattataattattatattgatcaagaaaaaaactCCACAcaaaacataaaaaaattttccaaaaaagataataatacctcatcaaataaatataaaatgtcAGAGTTGAAACAAAAGACACAATATAACTCGCCCTGGCTCTCGAATAATTCTGTTATTGCTAATCAATTGAAGGAAACTTATCCTCAAGTATACCaaaatactaaaaaaaatgttttgaGTCCCAGAAGTATTGCTGAAAAAGCTGGCGATACATATCCCGCAGCAAATCTATCCTTTTACCCACATAATATTACAGCTCAAGATAATCAATTCCCAACTGCTATTTCcgaaaatgatataagCAGTAGAAACCATAGCTCAACAATACCTCATCTCGATAAACAGTTTATGCGGGATTCCACTTTACCCATTTTTTCTGGCaattttgatttcttaGGTCCAACGCAAAATGAAATAGGGAGTCCTTATCCACCAAATTCAGCTTCCAAATTTAATGTATACTTAGAAGAtccattattttcttccGCAATATCCCCTCAAATACACAGTAATGACTTCGCCAACAATCTGGTACCTCCTTCAAATAATGTGATCACCACGCTACAACGGGACACTTTCATGAATAACTCGtatcataataatttagcTTCATTAGATTTTGGTTCAACACATCTAGACTCAAATAGCAATAACTTAACCAACACTGTTAATTCAAGGTTGATTAATAATGTTGAAGATCATACTAAACTTTCGACTGCTAATTCTCCCCAATTAAGTTCTACTAGTAATAAAATCTTAATGTCTGACTCTTCATTGGGTTGGGATTTCAATGGGCCTAACAATACTGCCTCTAGAGGTAATTCGTTTGGTATTTGGAATTCTGACATGAGCGTCTGGAGCTAA
- the PET112 gene encoding glutamyl-tRNA(Gln) amidotransferase subunit PET112 (similar to Saccharomyces cerevisiae PET112 (YBL080C); ancestral locus Anc_7.403), translating into MTVGMSGVAHVTNRRFSFKILRLSKYSSRVAALQTLFRINRRSYSVQPEFKLKCGLEIHTQLQTKYKLFSSTLNSSLETKPNHNVSFYDAAIPGTQPILNYEPVIFATKLALALNSTINSSCSFDRKHYFYPDQPAGYQITQHFSPFAKGGCLMLYGDLDNIDEINKKINIIQIQIEQDTGKSIYNRNNSGDGRLVDLNRSNVPLIELVTYPDFTDCKQIVSFIKKYQNLVRHLHISTGDLETGALRVDVNVNVNDFPRVELKNLPNTSEISKAIKYEYYRQVDILKSAKDNSYVEYLAETRSWDGSRTHLLRTKETHTDYRYIPDLELPVVNFSQNFISTMKNNLGLLPDQLIRKLLAEPYCLSLKDARIFSISSNSKNNLYSHNDLSTYFFETFHSYSSLCKRYNIATESKLVVNWILHNLLGILNRYSIPLKSVSHTFLTPKSFSYFLYLIKTSRITNSTAKLMLPSILKSFDPNDEKYSKQINFDDILGQYDLAPISEEHHKDVQDLCRAILNDIKDQSLIECIVSGKKKNGLKFLIGQGMRKSQGRITSKEFELNYKKLLNIKW; encoded by the coding sequence atgacGGTTGGTATGTCAGGAGTAGCTCATGTAACAAATCGAAGgttttctttcaaaatattaaggCTTTCGAAATATTCATCAAGAGTTGCAGCATTGCAAACCCTTTTCAGAATCAACCGTAGGAGTTATAGTGTACAACcagaattcaaattaaaatgTGGCTTAGAAATCCATACACAATtacaaacaaaatataaattattctcTAGCACTTTGAATAGCTCTTTAGAAACTAAACCAAACCACAATGTTTCATTTTATGATGCAGCAATTCCTGGAACTCAGCCAATATTAAACTATGAGCCTGTCATATTTGCTACTAAATTGGCATTGGCATTAAACTCAACAATTAATAGCTCGTGTAGTTTTGACAGAAAACACTACTTTTACCCAGACCAGCCTGCCGGCTACCAAATTACTCAACATTTCTCTCCATTTGCCAAGGGTGGGTGTCTTATGTTATATGGCGACCTTGATAATATagatgaaataaataaaaaaattaatattattcaaattcaaatagaaCAGGATACTGGGAAATCTATTTATAACAGGAATAATTCTGGTGATGGAAGATTGGTTGATTTAAACAGATCAAACGTACCGTTGATTGAATTAGTGACATATCCTGATTTTACTGATTGTAAACAAATTGTgagttttattaaaaaatatcaaaaccTTGTTAGACACTTACATATTTCCACAGGAGATCTCGAAACAGGTGCTTTAAGAGTTGATGTGAATGTTAACGTCAATGATTTTCCAAGAGTAGAGCTGAAAAATTTGCCCAACACTTCTGAAATTTCCAAAGCTATCAAATATGAGTATTATAGACAAGTAGATATCTTAAAAAGTGCTAAAGATAATAGCTATGTCGAGTATTTAGCAGAAACTAGGTCATGGGATGGATCAAGAACCCATTTACTAAGAACTAAAGAAACGCACACAGACTACAGATATATCCCTGATTTAGAATTACCTGTCGTTAATTTTTctcaaaatttcatttctacaatgaaaaataatctaGGTTTACTACCTGATCAACTAATAAGGAAATTGCTGGCAGAACCCTATTGTCTTTCCTTGAAAGATGCTAggatattttcaattagcagtaatagtaaaaataatttatattctcATAATGATCTATCTACATATTTTTTCGAAACTTTCCATTCTTATTCTAGTTTGTGTAAGCGGTATAATATAGCGACAGAATCTAAATTGGTAGTGAATTGGATTCTTCATAACCTTCTAGGAATATTAAACAGATATTCAATTCCTTTAAAGAGCGTAAGCCATACTTTCTTAACTCCAAAAagtttttcttattttttatacCTAATTAAAACATCCAGAATAACCAATAGTACTGCTAAGCTAATGTTGCCATCTATCTTAAAATCATTCGACCCTAATGACgaaaaatattccaaacaaataaattttgatgatattttagGACAATATGACTTGGCACCTATTAGTGAAGAACACCACAAAGACGTACAAGACTTATGTAGAGCAATATTAAACGATATTAAGGATCAAAGTCTAATTGAATGTATTGTTTCTgggaaaaagaagaatggCTTAAAATTCTTAATCGGACAAGGTATGAGAAAATCACAAGGTAGGATCACATCAAAAGAGTTTGAActtaattataaaaaattattaaacattAAATGGTAG